In the genome of Bosea sp. ANAM02, the window GTCGGTTTCCCAGAGGCTGACGGGATCGACCGGCTGGACATCGTAATGGCCGTAGAAGAGCGCATGCGGCGCGCCGGGTTTCGGACGATGGGCGAGGACGACGGGATGCCCACCGGTTTCGCGCAGTTCCGCCTTGAAGCCGAGGCCTTCCAGATCGGCCCGCAGCCATTCGGCCGCGGCGCGCGTCTGCGCATTGAAGGCCGGATCGGTGCCGATCGAGGGGATTTCGAGCCAGGCGGAGAGGCGGTCGAGCGAGGCGTCGAGCCCATCGTCGAGACGGGCGAGAATGGCGGGGAGCTTGGTCATGGCGGCCATCGGATGCGATTCAGGTGACATCATCATGGCAAGCCCCGCCCGGTGCGTCAGCCTCTATTCGCGCATGACGGGCAGGCTCTCCCTCCCCGGCCACCCCTAGTTGCCAACCATTTGCAATTACGTTGACAACACTGCGGCGCACCGATAGCCCTTATTGCAACCAAGTTGCAGCAAGGCATTTTCATGTCGCAAGGCGCCCCCGAATCCTCGTCGATCTGGCTTCGATCGCGGGGCGAACCGTCCCTGACGGATGTCTTCCGCACCATCAAGGTGACGCCGACCTCCTCGAACTGGCGCAAGTTCCTCGCCTTCTTCGGGCCGGGTTATCTCGTCGCCGTCGGCTATATGGATCCCGGCAACTGGGCGACGTCGCTCGCCGGCGGCGCCCAGTACGGCTACACGCTGCTCGTCGTCGCGCTGGTCTCGAACCTGATGGCGATCATCCTGCAATCGCTTTGCGCGCGGCTCGCCATCGCCTCCGGCCGCGACCTCGCCCAGGCCTGCCGGGACGCCTATCCGCCCTACATGGCCTTCCCGCTCTGGCTGTTGGCCGAACTCGCGATCTGCGCAACCGATCTCGCCGAGGTGATCGGCACCGCGATCGGCCTCAACCTGCTCTTCGGCATCCCGCTCGAGATCGGCGTGCTGATCACCGCCTTCGACGTCTTCGTGATCCTCTGGCTGCAGACGCGCGGCTTCCGCTGGATCGAGGCCTTCATCATCACGCTGCTCGGCGTGATCGCGCTGTGCTTCGGCATCCAGATCGCGCTGGCCGACCCGAACTGGGGCGAGGTCATCCGCGGCTTCGCGCCGACGACGGAGATCGTGACCAACCCGAACATGCTTTATATCGCGCTCGGCATCATCGGCGCGACGGTGATGCCGCATAACCTCTATTTGCACTCAGGCATCGTGCAGACCCGGGCCTATGGCGAGACGCTGCCGGAAAAGCGCGAAGCGCTGAAATACGCGACGATCGATTCCACCGTCGCGCTCTGCTTCGCGCTTCTCATCAACGCATCGATCCTGATCCTGGCCGCAGCCACCTTCCACAAGGCGGGCCATACCGATGTCGCCGAGCTCGGCAAGGCGCAGGAGCTGCTTCAGCCGCTGCTCGGCGCCTCGATCGCGCCCTCGCTCTTCGCCATCGCCCTGCTCTGCTGCGGCCTGAACTCGACGGTGACCGCGACCATGGCCGGGCAGATCGTGATGGAGGGCTTCCTGCGTATCCGCCTCCCCGCCTGGATGCGGCGGCTGGTGACGCGCCTCGTTGCGATTGTGCCGGCGATCGCCGTGACGCTGATCTACGGCGAGAGCCAGACCGCCAAGCTGCTGATCCTCAGCCAGGTCGTGCTCAGCCTGCAATTGCCCTTCGCGGTCGTGCCGCTGGTGATGTTCACGGCCTCGAAGCAGAAGATGGGCGCGCTCGTCGCCCCGCGCTGGCTCAGTCTGACCGCAGCCATCATCGCCGCGATCATCATCGTGCTGAACCTCAAGCTGATCATCGATTTCGCCACGGGGGCGTGAGGATGGTAGCGCGTGCCAACAGGCGTCATGCTCGCCCTTGTGGCGAGCATCCACGTCTTGACCCACGCCCTCGAAACGCGAAGACGTGGATGGTCGGGACAAGCGCGACCATGACGGAAAGCTCTCAGCGCTTCCCGGACATCGACCCCAGAATTCCCCGCAGGATCGCCGTTCCAACCTGCCGGCCGATCGAGGTCGCGGCCGAGCGGGCGGCCGAGGTGATGATCTTCTCGGCCATGCTCTGCGGCAGCGGGCCGCCGCGCGAGCCCGGTCCCGTCTTCGGGCGCTGCTGGGGAGTACCGCCGCCGAGCCAGCCGCCGATCGTGTCGAGGATGCCGCCGCCCCCGCCATCCGCCGAAGCCTCGACCGGGGAACCGTCCGGATTGAGGTTCTTGCGCGCCATCAGGATCTCATAGGCCGACTCGCGATCGACCATGGTCTCGTATTTGCCCTTCTCGGGCGAGGCGTTGATCGCCTGCTGGCGCTGCTGCGGCGAGCAGGGGCCGACCTGCGCCATCGGCGGCGCGATCAGGGCGCGCTCGACCATTTCCGGCGAGCCCTTGCCTTCGAGCATCGAGACCAGCGCCTCGCCGACGGCGAGCTGGCTGATCGCCTCCTCGGTCTTGATCTTCGGGTTCTGGCGAAAGGTCTCGGCGGCGGCGCGCACCGCCTTCTGGTCGCGCGGCGTGAAAGCACGCAGCGCGTGCTGAACGCGGTTGCCGAGCTGGGCCAGCACCGTATCGGGAATGTCGAGCGGGTTCTGCGTGACGAAATAGACGCCGACGCCCTTCGAGCGGATCAGGCGCACGACCTGCTCGACCGCTGTCAGCAGCGCCTTCGGCGCACCGTTGAACAGCAGATGCGCCTCGTCGAAGAAGAAGACGAGCTTTGGTTTGTCGAGATCGCCAACCTCCGGCAACTGCTCGAACAGCTCCGAGAGCAGCCAGAGCAGGAAGGTGGCGTAAAGCCGCGGATTGTTCATCAGCTTGTCGGCGGCGAGGATGTTGACGATGCCGCGGCCGTCGCGATCCGTCTTCATCAGGTCGTTGATATCGAGCGCCGGCTCGCCGAAGAAGAGATCGCCCTTCTGGTTCTCCAGCACGAGCAGGGCGCGCTGGATGGTTCCGACCGTTGTCGCGCTGACGTTGCCGTATTTCGTCGTCAGATCCTTTGCATTCTCTGCGATGAAGGTCAGGATCGCGCGCAGGTCCTTGAGGTCGAGCAGCAGCAGCTTCTGCTCGTCGGCGATGCGGAAGGCGATGTTGAGCACGCCTTCCTGCGTATCGTTGAGGTCGAGCAGGCGGGCGAGCAGCAGCGGCCCCATCTCGGAGATCGTGGCGCGAACCGGGTGCCCCTGCTCGCCGAACACGTCCCAGAAGACGGTGGTGAACTGGTCCGGCTCGTATTTGAGACCGAGCTCCTTGGCCCGGTTGACGAAGGGCGGCTTGGAATCGCCGGGCGCGACGATGCCGGAGAGATCGCCCTTGATGTCGGCCGCGAAGACCGGGACGCCGTTGCGAGCGAAGCCCTCGGCCATCACCTGGAGCGTCACGGTCTTGCCGGTGCCGGTCGCGCCGGTCACCAGCCCATGGCGATTGGCGAGCTTGAGCAGGAGGTTTTCAGGCTTGCCGCTCTTGCCGATCAGAATCGCGCCGTCATCCGCCATCACGTCCGCCTATGAGATTTCCCAGAACCTGGGTGGAGGGTGTAACCAAACGACGCAGAAGGCGGAAGCCCAGGCCGTTGGAAATCAGATCGTAAACATGTAAACTATTTTTCGAAGGCTTCGTGGCGAAGCCGTTTGGCGAGGGGTTCAAAGTCCATGGAAGAGTTGCTTACGCGCGTGGCTGCGGTTGCCGGCATCAACGAAGAGCTCGCCCGCAAGGCGGTCGGCATCATCCTCGCCTTCCTGCAGAAGGAAGGGCCGCCCGCCGAGATCGGCCAGTTGATGGCGGCCCTGCCGGGCGCGCAGGCGCTGGCCGATGCCGAAGGCGGCGCAAAGGGCGGCATGCTCGGCGCGATCGGCGGCCTGATGGGCGGTGGCGGCGGCGTGATGGCGCTCGGCGGCCAGCTCATGGGCGCCGGCCTCTCGATGGGCCAGATCCAGAGCGTCTCGAAGGAAATGTTCGCCGTCGGCCGCGAGAAGGCCGGAGAGGACGCGATGGGCGCCATCGTCGGCGCGATCCCGGGCCTCGGCCAGTTCGTCTGATCCCGGTTGCATTCTTGAACGCCGCGGCACCGTCTCAGGATAGCGCTGCGGCGTTTTTGCATTCCCGCACCCGTCTTGCGACGAAGTAGGGATGGCGGTGCGCGCGCACCCATGGCAATCAGCGCTCCACGGCTGCACATTGTGCGGAAGAGGAGCATCGGCGCGCATGAACTCGGCTGCCCCATCCGACCTGCCCTATCTCGACGCTTTCGCGGCGCCGTCGCATGACGCGTGGCGCGCGGCGGTGGACAAGGTGCTGAAGGGCGCCGATTTCGAGAAGAAGCTTGTGGGCCGCACCGCCGACGGCATCCGCATCGAGCCGCTCTACCCTGCCGCTTCGACGCCTGCACGCGCCCTGCGTGCGGAGGCCGGCCGCTGGCACGTCGCCGCCCGTCTCGACCATCCGCGGCCGGACGAAGCGCGTGCGTTCGCCCTCGCCGATCTCGAGGGCGGCGCCGACACGCTGACGATCAGCTTTGCCGGGGCGTTGGCGGCACGCGGCTACGGCCTCGTCGCCGATGACGTGGCAACGCTCGACGCCGCGCTTGACGGCGTGATGTTGGACCTGATCCGCCTACGTCTCGAGCCCGCCCCTCAGGGCCGCATCAACGCCCTGCTGCTGGCGGCCTTGATCGAGAAGCGCGGCCATGCGGCAAGCGAAGTCTCGGTTTCGTTCGGTCTCGATCCGATCGGCGTCTTCGCAGGCCGGGGCTCGCTGGCGGCGCCCTGGCCCGAACTCGGACGCAGGCTCGCGGCGACGATCCGCACGCTGAAGGAACGCGGCTTCGCCGGCCCCTTCATCGAGGTCGACAGCCGCCCCTATCACGAGGCCGGCGCGAGCGAGGCGCAGGAGCTCGGCGCGGTGCTCGCCACGGCGGTCGCCTATCTGCGTGCGCTCGAAGCGCAGGGCCTATCGCTGTCGGAAGCGCGCGATGCGCTCGCCTTCACGCTGGTCGCGGATACCGACGAGTTCCTGACGGTGGCGAAGTTGCGCGCCGCGCGCCTGCTCTGGAACCGCATCCAGCAGGCTTGCGGTCTCACGCCGAAGCCGGCCCGTCTCCATGCCGAGACGGCCTGGCGCTCGCTGACGAAGCGAGATCCCAACGTCAATTTGCTGCGCGGCACCGTGGCGGCCTTCGCAGCCGGAGTCGGCGGCGCCGATTCGATCGCCATCCAGCCCTTCACCGCCGCGCTCGGCCTGCCTGACGTCTTTGCACGCCGCGTCGCGCGCA includes:
- a CDS encoding Nramp family divalent metal transporter; this encodes MSQGAPESSSIWLRSRGEPSLTDVFRTIKVTPTSSNWRKFLAFFGPGYLVAVGYMDPGNWATSLAGGAQYGYTLLVVALVSNLMAIILQSLCARLAIASGRDLAQACRDAYPPYMAFPLWLLAELAICATDLAEVIGTAIGLNLLFGIPLEIGVLITAFDVFVILWLQTRGFRWIEAFIITLLGVIALCFGIQIALADPNWGEVIRGFAPTTEIVTNPNMLYIALGIIGATVMPHNLYLHSGIVQTRAYGETLPEKREALKYATIDSTVALCFALLINASILILAAATFHKAGHTDVAELGKAQELLQPLLGASIAPSLFAIALLCCGLNSTVTATMAGQIVMEGFLRIRLPAWMRRLVTRLVAIVPAIAVTLIYGESQTAKLLILSQVVLSLQLPFAVVPLVMFTASKQKMGALVAPRWLSLTAAIIAAIIIVLNLKLIIDFATGA
- a CDS encoding helicase HerA-like domain-containing protein; the encoded protein is MADDGAILIGKSGKPENLLLKLANRHGLVTGATGTGKTVTLQVMAEGFARNGVPVFAADIKGDLSGIVAPGDSKPPFVNRAKELGLKYEPDQFTTVFWDVFGEQGHPVRATISEMGPLLLARLLDLNDTQEGVLNIAFRIADEQKLLLLDLKDLRAILTFIAENAKDLTTKYGNVSATTVGTIQRALLVLENQKGDLFFGEPALDINDLMKTDRDGRGIVNILAADKLMNNPRLYATFLLWLLSELFEQLPEVGDLDKPKLVFFFDEAHLLFNGAPKALLTAVEQVVRLIRSKGVGVYFVTQNPLDIPDTVLAQLGNRVQHALRAFTPRDQKAVRAAAETFRQNPKIKTEEAISQLAVGEALVSMLEGKGSPEMVERALIAPPMAQVGPCSPQQRQQAINASPEKGKYETMVDRESAYEILMARKNLNPDGSPVEASADGGGGGILDTIGGWLGGGTPQQRPKTGPGSRGGPLPQSMAEKIITSAARSAATSIGRQVGTAILRGILGSMSGKR
- a CDS encoding DUF2267 domain-containing protein; the protein is MEELLTRVAAVAGINEELARKAVGIILAFLQKEGPPAEIGQLMAALPGAQALADAEGGAKGGMLGAIGGLMGGGGGVMALGGQLMGAGLSMGQIQSVSKEMFAVGREKAGEDAMGAIVGAIPGLGQFV
- a CDS encoding methylmalonyl-CoA mutase subunit beta — its product is MNSAAPSDLPYLDAFAAPSHDAWRAAVDKVLKGADFEKKLVGRTADGIRIEPLYPAASTPARALRAEAGRWHVAARLDHPRPDEARAFALADLEGGADTLTISFAGALAARGYGLVADDVATLDAALDGVMLDLIRLRLEPAPQGRINALLLAALIEKRGHAASEVSVSFGLDPIGVFAGRGSLAAPWPELGRRLAATIRTLKERGFAGPFIEVDSRPYHEAGASEAQELGAVLATAVAYLRALEAQGLSLSEARDALAFTLVADTDEFLTVAKLRAARLLWNRIQQACGLTPKPARLHAETAWRSLTKRDPNVNLLRGTVAAFAAGVGGADSIAIQPFTAALGLPDVFARRVARNTQLILLEESNLWRVADPAAGAGGFETLTQTLCEQGWQAFQEIERQRSGDLSGVVASLVDGHFQKALAGQRAARAKAVATRREPITGTSEFPNIREETAKVLAIAPVRLDGKRVQGSLAERNQGEIIRSFVGGAGRADALAAPATGLRAEPLPSLRLAEAFEALRDKADAQPQRPVVFLATLGPIADFTARAGFARNLFEAGGLAAPSGDGFARDGATDLDALVGAFRASGAKLACLCGSDIAYAAEGSAAAEALVKAGATVWLAGRPAETEVLNKAGVATFIYIGCDVVETLAQAQAIAIA